The Neobacillus sp. OS1-2 genome includes a window with the following:
- the buk gene encoding butyrate kinase gives MEVTTLPDNKYRILIINPGSTSTKIGVFDNEISIFEKTIRHEAEEINHFSTIIDQYEFRKNTILETLDHEGINISKLSAVCGRGGLLRPIEGGTYAVNELMLKDLRSGFYGQHASNLGGIIAYEIANGLNIPSFIVDPVVVDELDPIARISGFSLIERKSIFHALNQKAVARRVAGEMGKKYNELNLIVTHMGGGITVGVHKHGKVIDVNNGLHGDGPFSPERAGTVPAGDLIALCFSGEHYREEIMKRLVGQGGLVGYLGTNDAVKVEQRIEAGDQEAKLVYEAMAYQVAKEIGAASTVLSGRVDAIILTGGLAYGKDFVKSITDRINWIADVIVHPGENELQALAEGAIRVLRGEEEVKLYPGNFTTAKI, from the coding sequence ATGGAGGTCACGACGTTGCCAGATAATAAATATCGGATTCTCATCATCAACCCAGGCTCAACATCAACCAAAATCGGAGTCTTCGATAATGAAATTTCCATTTTTGAAAAAACAATCCGCCATGAGGCGGAGGAAATTAATCATTTTTCCACTATAATTGATCAATATGAATTTAGAAAAAATACTATTTTGGAAACACTGGATCATGAAGGGATCAACATTTCTAAATTATCGGCTGTTTGCGGACGGGGTGGATTGCTGCGTCCGATTGAAGGCGGAACTTATGCTGTTAATGAATTGATGCTAAAGGATTTACGTTCTGGTTTTTACGGACAGCATGCATCGAACCTAGGTGGAATTATAGCTTATGAAATTGCCAATGGTCTTAATATTCCTTCTTTTATTGTCGACCCGGTTGTTGTCGATGAACTGGATCCAATTGCAAGAATCTCTGGATTCTCCTTAATTGAGAGAAAAAGTATTTTCCATGCCTTAAATCAAAAAGCTGTCGCAAGAAGAGTGGCAGGGGAGATGGGGAAAAAATACAACGAATTAAATCTGATTGTGACCCATATGGGCGGCGGAATTACCGTTGGCGTCCATAAACATGGTAAAGTAATAGATGTCAATAATGGTCTGCATGGTGATGGCCCCTTTAGCCCTGAGCGCGCAGGAACTGTACCGGCTGGTGATTTAATAGCCCTTTGCTTTTCAGGAGAACATTACCGGGAAGAAATCATGAAAAGACTTGTTGGTCAAGGGGGTCTTGTTGGCTATCTCGGAACAAATGATGCCGTTAAAGTAGAACAGAGAATAGAAGCTGGGGATCAAGAGGCAAAGCTTGTATATGAGGCGATGGCTTATCAGGTGGCAAAGGAAATTGGGGCAGCGAGTACTGTACTTTCCGGCAGGGTGGATGCGATTATCCTTACAGGTGGACTGGCATACGGGAAAGACTTTGTGAAATCCATTACAGATCGGATTAATTGGATCGCCGACGTTATTGTTCATCCAGGTGAAAATGAACTTCAAGCATTGGCTGAAGGCGCGATAAGGGTCTTACGTGGTGAGGAAGAAGTAAAGTTATATCCGGGAAATTTTACAACTGCAAAAATTTAA
- a CDS encoding YycC family protein → MKPLQLSPETAIKLSQKLNVPIEQLMHMPQHILIQKLMELEKDKGN, encoded by the coding sequence ATGAAACCTTTACAGTTATCACCGGAAACAGCAATAAAACTTTCTCAGAAATTAAATGTACCGATAGAACAGCTTATGCATATGCCGCAGCATATTCTCATCCAAAAACTAATGGAGCTCGAGAAAGACAAGGGAAATTAA
- the yqiS gene encoding phosphate butyryltransferase, with protein MLLDSLIDRATQGSKNTVAVAAAENAEVIEAVIDALDRNLARFILFGDQKEIISLIEKKKNKPINRNEIKIVETGSIAMSAELAVKSVSNKEANVLMKGNVPTNVLLKAVLNKEFGLRTGNVLSHAAFFEIPGYDHFTIITDAAMNIAPDLEQKAQIIMNTVSLAKSVGIDNPKVAPIAAVEVVNPVMQATMDAAALTVMNKRGQISGCIVDGPLGLDNAVSTLAAEHKGIISEVAGKADILLVPTIEVGNVLYKSLIYFANAKVGAIIAGAKAPIVLTSRADSAESKLYSLALALCCVKK; from the coding sequence TTGTTGCTAGATTCACTAATTGACAGAGCAACCCAGGGAAGTAAAAATACAGTTGCGGTTGCTGCGGCAGAAAATGCTGAAGTTATTGAAGCAGTGATAGATGCATTGGACCGAAATCTTGCACGTTTTATCCTGTTCGGTGATCAAAAAGAAATTATTTCTCTAATTGAAAAGAAAAAGAATAAGCCGATAAACAGGAATGAAATAAAAATTGTGGAAACCGGATCCATTGCCATGTCTGCTGAGTTAGCCGTTAAGTCTGTATCTAACAAAGAGGCAAATGTATTAATGAAAGGTAATGTTCCAACCAACGTCCTTTTAAAAGCTGTTCTGAATAAGGAATTTGGTCTTAGAACCGGAAACGTTTTATCGCATGCTGCTTTTTTTGAAATTCCTGGTTACGATCATTTTACTATTATAACTGATGCTGCAATGAATATTGCCCCTGACTTAGAACAAAAGGCGCAAATTATTATGAATACCGTTTCACTTGCTAAGTCAGTTGGAATTGACAACCCAAAAGTGGCACCAATCGCCGCAGTCGAGGTAGTTAATCCTGTCATGCAGGCAACAATGGATGCAGCAGCGTTAACGGTAATGAATAAACGAGGACAAATATCCGGCTGCATCGTGGATGGGCCGCTTGGCTTAGATAATGCTGTATCAACACTGGCTGCCGAACACAAAGGAATTATCAGTGAGGTTGCAGGAAAAGCTGATATCCTATTAGTACCTACCATCGAAGTAGGAAATGTATTGTATAAATCGTTAATTTATTTTGCAAATGCTAAGGTTGGTGCGATAATTGCGGGAGCAAAAGCACCAATTGTGTTAACATCTAGAGCTGATTCTGCGGAAAGTAAGCTGTATTCGCTTGCCTTAGCGCTATGCTGTGTAAAAAAATAG
- a CDS encoding sigma-54-dependent Fis family transcriptional regulator: MQNIMIVGAGKGGTAILKIVKESEVLNVEVVIDRNEDAPGILLAKEEGIKTGTSWQPFLTKDIDIIIEVTGDDTVFQELRETRNKKTVLIPGSVAFLVSKLIEEKEELVAKHQNESYQQELIFNATNDGMVVIDQHGKVILFNKRAEEIMGVKKAQAIGKAVLEVIPSSRLPIILETRRTEANQEMVLSNDRKIITTRIPIIEENGTLIGAFAVFKDITEVVNLAEEITDLKEIQTMLQAIIHSSDDAISVVDENGRGILINPAYTRLTGLTKEQVIGQPATADISEGESMHMKVLQTRRAVRGVPMRVGANKKEVIVNVAPIIVKGKLKGSVGVIHDMSEMKSLSRELSRARQIIRTLEAKYSFEDIIGHSDEMMLAIEQAKLGAKTPATVLLRGESGTGKELFAHAIHNASDRKYNKFVRVNCAAISESLLESELFGYEEGAFSGAIRGGKRGLFEEANNGSIFLDEIGELSANTQAKLLRVLQENEIIRVGGTKPVTINVRVIAATNVNLEKGIAKGSFREDLYYRLNRMPIHIPPLRMRIEEIPVLCERLIQKINWDYGRNVEGVTHAALLQLMGYNWPGNVRELENILGRAIIFMNYYETLIDVPHLPELKKAGSEPPVTSFNESYELEQSLSDMLETYEAKIIQQTLLRLNGNKTLTAKTLGLSVRNLYYKLDKYKIEKNSMQ, from the coding sequence ATGCAAAACATTATGATTGTTGGTGCCGGCAAAGGTGGAACGGCAATCTTAAAAATAGTAAAAGAATCAGAGGTCTTAAATGTCGAAGTGGTCATTGACAGAAATGAGGATGCACCAGGCATTTTATTGGCAAAAGAGGAGGGGATAAAAACAGGAACAAGCTGGCAGCCTTTTCTAACTAAAGACATCGATATTATTATCGAAGTAACAGGGGATGACACTGTTTTTCAAGAATTACGAGAGACAAGAAATAAAAAAACTGTATTAATTCCAGGAAGTGTGGCCTTCCTTGTTTCAAAATTAATAGAGGAAAAAGAGGAACTGGTTGCTAAACACCAAAATGAATCATATCAGCAGGAATTAATTTTTAACGCTACAAATGATGGAATGGTGGTCATTGACCAACATGGAAAAGTGATTTTGTTTAATAAACGTGCTGAAGAAATTATGGGCGTGAAAAAAGCGCAAGCAATCGGAAAAGCAGTATTAGAAGTTATTCCTTCAAGCAGGCTTCCCATCATCCTAGAAACGAGGAGAACAGAGGCAAATCAAGAAATGGTTTTAAGTAATGACCGAAAAATCATCACAACACGGATTCCGATAATTGAAGAAAATGGTACATTAATCGGTGCCTTTGCGGTTTTTAAGGATATAACAGAGGTTGTTAATCTGGCAGAGGAAATCACAGATTTAAAGGAAATTCAAACCATGCTGCAAGCCATCATCCATTCGAGTGATGATGCTATATCTGTTGTCGATGAGAATGGACGGGGAATCCTGATTAATCCTGCCTATACCCGCTTAACAGGACTGACAAAAGAGCAAGTAATAGGGCAGCCTGCAACGGCAGACATCTCTGAGGGTGAAAGTATGCATATGAAGGTACTGCAAACTAGAAGGGCTGTTCGGGGTGTGCCGATGAGAGTGGGGGCAAATAAAAAGGAAGTAATTGTGAATGTTGCCCCGATCATTGTTAAAGGGAAATTAAAAGGCAGTGTCGGAGTTATCCATGATATGTCTGAAATGAAATCACTAAGCAGGGAATTAAGCCGAGCAAGACAAATTATCCGCACCCTGGAGGCCAAATATTCCTTTGAGGATATTATTGGCCATTCTGATGAAATGATGCTTGCCATAGAGCAGGCAAAGTTAGGAGCTAAGACACCTGCAACCGTCCTTCTTCGAGGTGAATCAGGAACGGGTAAGGAGTTATTTGCCCATGCTATACATAATGCAAGTGATCGAAAATATAACAAGTTTGTCCGTGTCAATTGTGCGGCTATTTCTGAATCGTTATTAGAAAGTGAATTGTTTGGTTATGAGGAAGGGGCTTTTTCCGGTGCTATTCGTGGGGGCAAGAGAGGTCTTTTCGAAGAAGCAAATAATGGCAGCATTTTTCTAGATGAGATTGGGGAGCTTTCAGCTAATACCCAGGCAAAGCTCTTACGGGTGCTACAGGAAAATGAAATCATTCGTGTTGGCGGAACAAAGCCTGTTACCATCAATGTAAGAGTCATTGCTGCTACGAATGTTAATTTAGAAAAGGGTATTGCAAAAGGATCCTTTAGGGAAGACTTATACTATCGTTTAAACCGCATGCCTATTCATATTCCACCGTTACGGATGCGAATAGAAGAGATTCCCGTTTTATGTGAGCGGTTGATTCAAAAAATAAATTGGGATTATGGTAGAAATGTTGAAGGGGTAACGCACGCGGCTTTACTCCAATTAATGGGCTATAACTGGCCCGGAAATGTACGGGAATTAGAAAATATTCTTGGCAGAGCCATTATTTTTATGAATTATTATGAGACGTTAATAGATGTTCCTCATTTACCCGAGTTGAAAAAAGCAGGAAGTGAGCCTCCTGTCACAAGTTTTAATGAATCCTATGAGTTAGAGCAATCATTATCAGATATGCTGGAGACATATGAAGCCAAAATCATCCAGCAAACTTTACTCCGGTTAAATGGGAATAAAACATTAACAGCTAAAACACTTGGATTATCGGTGAGAAATTTATATTATAAACTAGACAAATACAAAATTGAAAAAAATAGCATGCAATAA
- a CDS encoding DUF2627 domain-containing protein, with protein MIRIIALFIVVIPGALAALGIKLMRDMTFGILQAPFPNLLLQFLVGLIFFIGGLGFVAGFIFRRDRKRNKVQGRFKK; from the coding sequence ATGATACGTATTATAGCCCTTTTCATCGTTGTGATTCCCGGTGCTTTAGCTGCCTTGGGAATTAAATTAATGCGCGATATGACTTTTGGGATTCTACAGGCGCCATTTCCAAATTTGTTGTTACAATTTTTAGTTGGATTAATCTTTTTTATTGGCGGACTTGGTTTTGTAGCCGGCTTTATTTTTCGCAGGGATCGTAAAAGAAATAAAGTACAGGGAAGGTTTAAAAAGTAA
- the bcd gene encoding branched-chain amino acid dehydrogenase, with translation MELFKYLEKFDYEQVVFCQDKQSGLKAIIAIHDTTLGPALGGTRMWTYASEEAAIEDALRLAKGMTYKNAAAGLNLGGGKTVIIGDPRKDKNEAMFRAFGRYIQGLNGRYITAEDVGTTVADMDLIHEETDYVTGISPAFGSSGNPSPVTAYGVYRGMKAAAKEAFGTDSLEGKVVAVQGVGNVAYTLCEYLHKEGAQLIVTDINKEAVNRAVEAFGALAVDPDEIYGVECDIYAPCALGATINDETIPQLKAKVIAGSANNQLRDTRHGDIIHEMGIVYAPDYVINAGGVINVADELYGYNQERAMKKVEQLYSTIEKVIEISKRDSIPTYVAADRMAEERIERIRNSRSQFLQNGHHILSHRISR, from the coding sequence ATGGAACTATTCAAGTACTTAGAGAAATTTGATTATGAGCAAGTCGTATTCTGTCAAGATAAGCAATCTGGTTTAAAAGCGATTATAGCTATTCACGATACAACCCTAGGGCCAGCATTAGGCGGCACCAGGATGTGGACATATGCATCAGAAGAGGCTGCAATAGAAGATGCCCTTCGTCTAGCCAAAGGGATGACGTATAAAAATGCAGCAGCTGGATTAAATCTTGGCGGAGGGAAAACCGTTATTATTGGCGATCCTCGGAAAGATAAAAATGAAGCTATGTTCCGAGCATTTGGCCGATACATTCAAGGATTAAATGGCAGATATATTACAGCAGAAGATGTGGGTACAACGGTGGCTGATATGGATTTAATTCATGAGGAAACCGATTATGTTACGGGAATATCCCCTGCATTCGGATCATCAGGTAATCCATCACCGGTAACAGCTTATGGCGTTTACCGCGGAATGAAAGCTGCTGCAAAAGAGGCATTTGGAACGGACTCGCTTGAAGGGAAAGTAGTAGCGGTTCAAGGTGTTGGAAATGTAGCGTATACCTTGTGTGAATATTTGCATAAAGAAGGAGCGCAACTGATTGTTACAGATATAAATAAAGAAGCAGTTAATCGTGCGGTTGAAGCATTTGGTGCACTTGCGGTAGACCCTGATGAAATCTATGGTGTTGAATGTGACATTTACGCCCCATGTGCTTTGGGAGCGACCATTAATGATGAAACAATCCCACAATTAAAAGCGAAAGTAATTGCCGGTTCGGCTAACAATCAATTAAGGGATACTCGCCATGGTGATATCATTCATGAAATGGGTATTGTCTATGCACCGGATTACGTTATTAATGCGGGCGGAGTGATCAATGTTGCGGATGAGCTTTACGGATACAACCAAGAACGGGCAATGAAAAAGGTTGAACAGCTCTATTCAACAATTGAAAAAGTAATCGAAATTTCAAAACGTGATAGCATCCCTACCTATGTGGCAGCTGACCGGATGGCGGAAGAAAGAATTGAGAGAATCCGTAATTCCAGAAGTCAATTTTTGCAAAATGGCCATCACATTCTTAGCCACAGAATTTCTAGGTAA
- a CDS encoding glycerophosphodiester phosphodiesterase, which produces MTQIFAHRGYSASNAENTMAAFWEAEKAGADGIELDVQLTKDGEIVVIHDEKVDRTTSGNGFVKDFLFKEIRKLNANKKGVKKEPIPSLTEVLEWMKTNKLICNIELKNGLIPYEGMEDKVIELIRKYSLTDRVILSSFNHYSIVYSYRIAPEIETAPLFIEGIYMPWIYSQSIRAKGIHPKHSAMSDNIIIHTMENGIAVRPYTVNKEADMNRLFNINCTAIITDDPAKALRIRKQYEKRP; this is translated from the coding sequence ATGACACAGATTTTTGCTCATCGCGGTTATTCTGCTTCTAATGCAGAAAATACTATGGCAGCCTTTTGGGAAGCAGAAAAGGCAGGTGCAGATGGTATAGAGCTTGATGTTCAATTGACAAAGGATGGCGAAATTGTTGTAATCCATGATGAAAAAGTTGACCGAACAACAAGCGGAAATGGCTTTGTCAAAGATTTTTTATTTAAAGAAATTAGAAAACTTAATGCCAATAAAAAGGGAGTCAAAAAAGAACCCATTCCCTCTTTAACAGAAGTTTTGGAATGGATGAAAACAAATAAGCTCATTTGTAATATAGAGCTTAAAAATGGGCTGATTCCCTATGAAGGCATGGAAGATAAGGTCATCGAGTTAATCCGTAAATACAGTCTAACGGACAGGGTTATTCTTTCTTCTTTTAATCACTATAGTATCGTCTATAGTTATCGGATAGCACCGGAAATTGAAACAGCCCCGCTTTTTATTGAGGGGATCTATATGCCTTGGATTTATTCACAGTCCATAAGAGCAAAAGGGATTCATCCAAAACATTCAGCGATGTCTGATAACATCATCATTCATACGATGGAAAATGGAATTGCTGTACGTCCTTATACCGTTAATAAGGAAGCTGACATGAACCGGCTCTTTAATATCAATTGTACAGCCATTATTACTGATGACCCCGCAAAGGCACTTCGAATAAGGAAACAGTATGAAAAGAGACCATAA